The DNA region GTATCGTCGAAGTCACGGACCACTTCCGTCAACGCACGCACGTCGTTGAGCACTCCAGTCGATGTCTCCGAGTGCGCCATGGTCACGGCATCGTAGGATTCGGATTCGAGCGCCGTTCGCACCTGTTCGGGATCGTGCGCCTCCCCCCACGGCACCTCAACGACGCCTACCTCCAAGCCACACGCCCGCGCAATATCCGCAAACCGCTGACTAAACGCTCCGTTCACAAGTGACAGGATCCGGGTCCGTCCGGCATTTCGGACCGCTGCTTCCATGAGTCCAGTCGCCGACGATGTCGAAATGAAGACCGGCCGTTCGGTAACGAAAACAGTCTCCAGTCCCGCCTGAAGGGCACGCATGAAGGCCCGACTCTCGGGCCCTCGGTGGCTCACCATCGGAAGCGTCTGTGCCTGCAGCACGTCTGGATGGACTTCGGTCGGGCCGGGAAGAAAAAAGCGTCCGTACGGTCGTTCGGCGGATCCTGTTGTGGTCTGGCCCAAGTGAGTTTCTCCGGGAGCTTGAGCGATCCCGGAGCCTGATGTCAGGGGGATGCTCCGAGGAACCCCGGAAGTCTAGCAAAAAGTTAGATGTTTCCCAGTGGCGCTCAGTCCCGCCAGGCATCCTTCCAGCGCGTGTAGTGCACAGCCACTACGCCAGCCTTCTCGAGCACGTCGAGCCCCGTAGTGGTCCGATACTTTTCACGGAAGAACACGTGGGAGACGTTCGCCTGAACCATGAGTTTCGCGCACATCACGCAAGGACTCGCCGTAATGAAAGCGACTTTGTCACGGAGTTGACCAGGGGACTTCACGAGGGCGTTCATTTCGGAGTGAATGCAACCACACTTTCCGGCCTCCTCGGAATCACACTGGTTCGGAAAGCCCTTGGCGTTTCCGTTGTAGCCGATCGCCACGACGTTCTCAAGATGCTCGTCGGTAATGACCGTGCCGACCTGAAGTCGCGCACACGTGGAACGCTTCGCCAGCTCTTCGGCCATACGCATGT from Longimicrobiales bacterium includes:
- a CDS encoding deaminase, producing the protein MIPKDCVAENRHPLNLMVQEAGVDVESTIDRPPLFEVYMRMAEELAKRSTCARLQVGTVITDEHLENVVAIGYNGNAKGFPNQCDSEEAGKCGCIHSEMNALVKSPGQLRDKVAFITASPCVMCAKLMVQANVSHVFFREKYRTTTGLDVLEKAGVVAVHYTRWKDAWRD